TGCTCGAAGTTCATGCCGTAGATGCCCGCGATCATCGTCGGCACCGCCGCGATCGCGACCCAGGCCGAGATCTTGCGCATGTCGGTGTTCTGCTGAACGCTGATCTTGGCCAGCGCCGCGCTCACGAGTTCGCTCAGTGATTCGTCGAAGTCGGCGATCCGCTCGGCGACGAGTATGTGGTGGTCGAGCACGTCGCGCAGGTAGCGGCGCACTTCCTTGGGCAGCGGCAGATCGGTCTTCTCCGCGAGTTGCTGCAACGGCGCCTGGAGCGGGTTCACCGCCCGGCGCAGCTCCACCACCTCGCGCTTGAGCTGATAGATGGTTTCGATGGTCACCTGGTCCCGCGGGGTGAAGACGGCCTCCTCCATCTCGTCGATGTCGTTCTCCACCAGTGCCGCCACATCGATGTAGGCGTCCACGACGTGGTCGGCCACCGCGTGCAGGACCGCGCCCGGCCCCAACGCGAGTTGCTGCGGCCGGGATTCCAGGTCGCGGCGCACGCCGGCGAGACCGGTGTGCTCGCCGTGCCGGACGGTGATCACGAAATCGGCGGCAGCGAAGACCATGATGTCGCCGGTCTCCACGATCTCGCTGATGCTGTTCATCTCGTGCGGGACATAGCTGACCGTGCGCAGCACCAGGAACAGGGTGTCGTCGTAGCGCTCCAGTTTGGGGCGCTGGTGGGCATGCACGGCGTCCTCCACCGCCAGCGGATGCAGGCCGAAGGTCGCGGCGATGTCGCCCATCTGCGCCTCGTCCGGGTCGTGCAGGCCGATCCACACGAAACCGGTGCCGCGTGCGCGCACCTCGGCCAGCGCCTCGGCGTGGGAGAAGCGGCCGGGGATGCGGGCGCCGTCCACGTAGACCCCGCAGTCGACGATGGCGCGCGCGGTCGGCACCGGAATGCGCGGCAGCGGCGCGGGTGGGCGGCCGGGGCCACGGAACGACGGGAGGGAGGGCACGCCGACGATGCTACGTCGGCCGGGGGTGCGGGCCGATGATCATGCACTGTAAGACTGGATGCGTGCGCATCGACCTGCATACCCACTCGACCGCCTCCGACGGCACCGACACACCGGCCGAACTCGTGCGCCACGCCGCCGCGGCCGGGCTCGACGTCGTGGCGATCACCGACCACGACACCACCTCCGGCTGGGCGGAGGCCGTCGCGGCGCTGCCGCAGGGCATGACGCTGGTGCGCGGGATGGAGATGTCGTGTATCGGGCTGGGTGAGGACGGCTGGCCGGTGCCGGTGCACCTGCTGGCCTACCTGTTCGATCCGGCCGACCGGTCCTTCGCCGAGGAGCGGGAGCGGCTGCGGGCCGAGCGGGTCGAGCGGCTGCGGGCGATGGCCGAACGGATGGCCGCCGACGGGCTGCCGATCGACCCGGACGCGGTGCTGGCCTCGGCCGGTCCTTCGGCAGGCCGCCCGCATCTGGCCAGGGCGCTGGTCGCCGCGGGGGTGGTGCCGACGGTGGATGCCGCCTTCACCGACCTGCTCGCCCCGCACGGCCGCTACTACGCCGAGAAGGCCGACACGCCGCTGCACCGCGCGGTGCGGATGATCGCGGCGGCGGGCGGCGTCAGCGTGCTCGCGCACACCAGGGCCCGCAAGCGCGGCCGCCTGCTGGCACTCGACGACATCCGCGAACTGGCCGGGCTCGGGCTCGGCGGTCTCGAGATCGACCACCCGGACCACTCGGCCGCCGACCGGGCGCTGCTGACCGACCTCGCCGCCGAACTGGACCTGATCACCACCGGGTCCTCGGACTACCACGGCACCAACAAGACCATCCGGCTCGGTGAATTCACCACCGACCCCGAGCAGTTCGAGCGGTTGGTGGCGCGGGCGACGGGTGTGCCGGTGGTCGTCTCGTGAGACCGGTCCGCGCGCTCAGCGGGGTGGTCGCGGCGGGTACGGTGCTGCTGGCGCTGGTGGTGGTCGGGGCGTCGGTGATCGGCGGGCAACGCGGATTTCCCGGCCCCGGAGCCGAATCGGTGCGGTGGCACATCGTGGTCGCGATCGTCGCCGTGGCGGCGCAATTGTTTTCGGACAGAACCACCGGCGTGCGTGCCTTTTTCGCGAGCACGATCGTTTTCGCGGTCGCGGCATTATTGCTGTGGACACAGTGGTGGAGTTGACAGTTCGATAATGGTTGCGGCCCGGTGAATTGTGGCCGAACATTTCGATCATGACCGATATCGAGACGGACGTGCTGGTCCTGGGCGGTGGCCCCGCCGGGATCTGGGCGGCCCTCTCGGCGGCGGCGAGCGGTGCCGCGGTGGTGCTCGTCGACAAGGCGCGGTGCGCGGGCAGCGGTCCGGCTGCCGAGGGTGTGCACACGCTGTGGAACCTGCCGCCCGGTCCCGGTCGCGAGGAGGCGGTGCGGCGCACCCTGCTGCACGGCGGCGGCCTCGGCGATCCCACCTGGATGCATCGCGTGCTCGACGAAACATACCGTCGGACAACGGAATTGACCCGGTGGGGATACCGGGTGCCCGGCGCGCGGCGTTCCGCGACGCCCGCCCTCGCACACCTGGACGGCGCCCGCTACCCGCGGTTGCTGCGACGCACGCTGCGGCTGCTCGGCGTGCGGGTGCTCGACCGTCATCCGGCCCTGCACCTGCTGACCGACCGCGACGGCGTGGTCGCCGGCGCGGCGGGCGTGCGCACCGGCGACCGGTGCCGGCCGTGGACCGCCCGCGCGGGGGCGGTGGTCCTGGCCACCGGCGGCTGCGCGTTCGGCTCCGGCGCGGCGGGCACCGCGGGCGCCACCGGCGAGGGGCTGCTGATGGCGGCCGAGGCGGGGGCGCGGCTGTCGGGCATGGAGTTCTCCTGCGGCTACGGCCTGGCCGTGGCCGCGCATCCGGCCGGGCCGGTGCTGCGGTCGGCGCGGGCGCTGCAACCGGCGTTGCGGTCGGCCACCCTGGTGGACGAGGACGGCGCGCCGCTCGCGGGGCACCGGTCCGCGGCGCTGGCCGCCCTGGCCGACGGCAGGCGGGTCTACGCGCTGCCCGCCGGGCTGCTCGTCGCCACCCGCGAACGGCTCGAACGCCTCGGCCTCATCGACGCGGCGGGCCGGGTGCCGGTGCGGGCGGTGCTGGAGGGCACCGTGCGCGGTACCGGTGGCCTGCGCCTCACCGGCACCGACTGCGCGACCACGGTGGCGGGGCTGTATGCCGCGGGCGACGTCGCCGACCGGGAACAGATCAGCGGCGCGGTGAGCGGATCGGGCGGCCACCACGCCGCCTGGGCCATCGCCTCCGGCGCGTGGGCGGGCGCGGCGGCGGCCGGATACGCGCGCGGCCGCGGCATCCCCGCCGCGGCGTTCCCCGTGCCCGGCGCCGGGCTGGCCGCCCGGGCGAACCTGGATCCGCGCGCCGTGGTCGGCCTGGTGCAGGAGCACACGCTGCCCTTGCGGCGCAGCTATCTGCGCAGCGCCGACAGCCTGCGCGACAGCATCGCCGAACTCGACGCGCTGTGGCCGGGCGCCCGCTTCGAACTCGGCGGGTACGGGCACGGGCGGGTCCGCGCCCGCGAGGCCGCCGCGCTGCTGGCCGTCGCGCGCTGGGCCGACCACGCCGCGCTCGCGCGCACCGAGAGCCGGGGGATGCACCGCAGGACCGATCATCCGGGCGCCGCGCCGGACTGGCGGGTCCGGCTGCTGGTCGGCGGACTCGACGAGATCCGGGTCGAGCGCGAGCGCCCGCCCGCCGCGCGCGAGACCGGTCGCGGCCGGGGCAGCACCACCCCGCGTTCGGCGCGCGTGCGCGGGTCGAGCGGTCCCGGCCTCACGCCCGGCGGCGCGGTGCCGTTGTGACAGCTCACCGGTGCGCCTGCGGCGGCGGCGAGTTTCCCCTAACCCGGAGGTAATTCCGCGGTTCTAGGCTCCAAGCATGGCGAGCAACCGGGATCCGACACACCGGTTTGGCAAGTCGTCTGCTCGGCTGGCAGAATGTTGCGGATTCCGTACCTACGCCACCGCCGGGTTCGTGAATCCCGGTGACCCCGCCGCCCGACGTACCGTCGCAGCGAGGATCACCCTGTCTGTTCCGTCCGGACCCACCCGTCCGGCTCCCGCTCCGCGATCAGTGCAGCGCCACCTCTCGACATTTCCCGTGACCGTTTTTTCGTGCGGTTCGCGACGACGAAACGTCCCGGTCGGCGCGCCCGATGAGCGGTAACAAGCATCACAAATCAACTACCCGGCGGTAACCGTCCCCCGGTTGAGCCCGACCCGAGCAGGAGTGAAATCGTGTCACCTGTGACTGACGCACCGAATGCCACCGCGAGTTTGTCCGAAATCACCCACGACGAAATTTTCGCCGGACACCTCGGGGGCAAGCTCTCGGTCGAACTCTCCGCACCGCTGGAGACACAGCGCGACCTGTCCATCGCCTACACCCCCGGCGTCGCGCAGGTCAGCCGCGCGATCGCGCAGGACGAGGCGCTCGCCAAGCGCTACACCTGGACCGACCGACTGGTCGTCGTCGTCAGCGACGGCACCGCGGTGCTCGGCCTCGGTGACATCGGCCCGCGCGCCTCGCTGCCGGTGATGGAGGGCAAGGCCGCGCTGTTCAAGAAGTTCGCCGGGCTGGACTCGATCCCGATCGTGCTGGACACCAAGGACGTCGACGAGATCGTCGAGACCCTGATCCGGCTGCGCCCCAGCTTCGGTGCGGTGAACCTGGAGGACATCTCCGCGCCGCGCTGCTTCGAGATCGAGAAGCGGGTCATCGAAGCCCTCGACTGCCCGGTCATGCACGACGACCAGCACGGCACCGCGATCGTGGTGCTGGCCGCCCTCAACGGCGCGGCCAAGGTGCAGGGCCGCAGCATCGAGGGCCTCAAGGTCGTGGTGTCGGGCGCGGGCGCGGCGGGTGTCGCGTGCACCAACATCCTGCTGGCCGCCGGTGTCGCCGATGTGACGGTGCTGGACTCCAAGGGCATCCTCAGCCGTGAGCGTGGTGACCTCAACGCGGTCAAGGCCGAGCTGGCCGCGCGCACCAACCCGCGCGGGCTGGTCGGCGGCGCCGCCGAGGCACTCGCGGGCGCGGACGTGTTCCTCGGCCTGTCGGCGGGCCTGATCGCCGAGGAGCTGATCGCTTCGATGGCGCCGGAGTCGATCGTGTTCGCGATGTCCAACCCGGACCCGGAGATCCACCCCGAGGTGGCGCGCAAGTACGCGGCCATCGTGGCCACCGGGCGCAGCGACTTCCCGAACCAGATCAACAACGTGCTCGCGTTCCCCGGCGTGTTCAAGGGCGCGCTCGACGCGGGCGCGCGCCGCATCACCGAGGGCATGAAGATCGCCGCCGCGGAGGCCATCCTCGGTGTGGTCGCCGACGAGCTCGGCCCGGACAAGATCGTGCCCAGCCCGCTCGACCCGCGGGTCGCCCCGGCCGTGGCCGAGGCCGTCGCGGCCGCCGCTCGTGCGGAAGGCGTTGCGTAACAGCTGAATACGCACGGAACGAGGCGCCCCGCTCGATGGTGAGCGAGGCGCCTCGGTGCTGTCCGGGCCGGGCGGCGGTAGATTCTGCACGAGCCCGTCCCCGGCCGGGCGGGTCCTTGGCCGTTCCCGACTACGGAGAGTTGGTGTCGCCGTATGCCTTCCACCGCGCCGCGGCGGGTGCTCGCCCGGATGCTCGTCGCCGCGCTGGCGGTGTTCGCGGTGTCGTGCGGGAGCGCCGAGGACGAACCGGTGTTCGTGGTCGGCGCGGGGGACAGCGCCGAATCCCGGGTGCTGGCCGAGATTTACGCGGGCGCGCTCGCCCGCACCGGCCTGCCCGTGCGGGTGCGGACCGGACTGGGGGACCGGGCGGGCACGCTGGCCGCGCTGGACGCGGGCGCCGTCGGACTGGTCGGCGAGCACACCGGTGCGCTGCTCGCGGCGTTCGACGGCACCGCGGAGGCCACGACTCCGGCCGAGGTCGGCACCGCGCTGAATCGTTCCCTGCCCGAGGGAGTGGTGGTCGCCGACCCGGCCGAGAGCGCCGACCTGCGCCCCCGCCTGCTCGTCGAGCCGGTGGCGGCTCGTCGTGACGGCCTCGACTCGGTGCGCGCGCTGATCCCGCGCTGCCCGGCGACCACGGCCGGTGTCGCGACGGTGCCCGGCCTGCTGCCCCCCGGCGCCGCGATCCGGGTGGCGGGGTGCGAGTTCGCCGCCGTCACCTCCTTCCCGTCACCGGAGGCGCTGGTGCAGGCGTTGCGCGCCGGCGTGGTCGGCGTCGGCGTCCTGACCGGCCCGCCCGAACTCGTCCCCGCCGCCGAGGGACTGACCGTGCTCGCGGACGAGGACTTCGCGGTGCGCGCGGAGAACGTCGTCCCCCTGCTGCGCAAGGGCGTGCTCGACGACCAGCGGACGCGGAAACTCAACTACGTCGCGGGTGAGCTGACCACCGCGGAACTCGTCGAGCTGGTCCGCGCCGTCGGCACCGGCAGCGCCCCTGCCGAGTCGGCCCGCCAGTGGCTCGACGCGCACGGACTCTGATCGACGCATCGCCGCCGGGGCGCGAGGCCTGGATCACAGTCAGTCCCCTTGTCGCCGCATCCACCGTCGCCGTATATTCCACGTGGAGTATTTCGTGTGGAGTATGTCGGTTGACCGCGGAATGATCGGTGGCGCATCCGGCGCGGACGAGACGGAAGGTGGCGAGAATGGGGCAGGGGCGCGGCAAGCCGACCGCACTGGCGGTCTCGGTGCTCGCGCTGCTCGAGGAGCGGCCCATGCATCCCTACGAGATGTATCAGACGCTGATCGAGCGCCGGGAGGACATGCTGGTCAAGGTCCGCCCCGGCTCGCTCTACCACACGGTGGCGCGGTTGGCCGATCAGGAACTGGTGCGCGCCGAGGGCGTGGACCGTGCGGGCAACCGTCCCGAGCGCACCACCTATCGCATCACTCCGCGGGGCCGCGCCGCGCTGCGCGACCGGATCACCGACATCCTGCGTGCCCCGGTGCCCGAGTACCCCGAGTTCCCGCTCGCCCTCGCCGAGGCACACAACCTGCCCGCCGAGGAGGTGCTCGCCCTGCTGGGTGAGCGCATCGCCCACCTCGACCACTACCTGGCCGATCTGGACGCGATGATCGCCTGGGCCGAGCGCAAGGGCATCGCCCGGCGCTACTGGCTCGTCCTGCCGTACCTGCGCGCGACCGTGCGGGCGCAGCGGGACTGGCTGGCCGGCTTCACCGCCGAGCTCGCCGCGGGCGAGCCGGCCTGGGAGGAGTTCGAGCCGACCGGCGCGCGCCGCACGCCCGCGCCGGCCACCCCGTGGGACGGCGACGAGGCCGACCCGCCCCGGCGCCGCGCCGCGCGCACGCCGCCCAGCCGCCGTCCCCCTCGATCGTTCCGATCGCCCCCAGATAGGAAGCACTTCCGTGTCGACCCAACGCAATCCGTGGCTGGCGCTGTTCGCGCTGGTCGTCGGCTTCTTCATGATCCTGTTGGACATGACCATCGTCGCGGTCGCCAACCCGGCGATCATGACCGACCTCGGCGCCGACATCTCCCAGGTCATCTGGGTGACCAGCGCCTACCTGCTCACCTACGCCGTGCCGCTGCTCATCACCGGCCGCCTCGGTGACCGCTTCGGCCCCAAGAACATCTACCTGGCCGGTCTGGCCGTGTTCACCGCTGCCTCGCTGTGGTGCGGCATGTCGAACAGCATCGAGATGCTGATCGCCGCGCGCGCCGTGCAGGGCCTCGGCGCGGCGCTGATGACCCCGCAGACGATGGCGGTGATCACCCGCACCTTCCCGCCGGACAAGCGCGGCGCCGCGATGGGGCTCTGGGGCGGCGTCGCGGGCCTGGCCACCCTGGTCGGGCCGATCCTCGGCGGCGTGCTGGTGGACGGCCTGAGCTGGGAGTGGATCTTCATCGTCAACGTGCCGGTCGGCGTGCTCGCCTTCGCGCTGGCGGTGTGGCTGGTGCCCGCCCTGCCCACCCACGAGCACAAGTTCGACATCCCCGGCGTCGTGCTCAGCGGACTCGGCATGTTCCTGCTGGTGTTCGGCATCCAGGAGGGCAACACCTACGACTGGTCGGTGCGCATCTGGCTGCTGATCGCCGCGGGCATCGTGGTGCTGGGGCTGTTCGTGGTCAACCAGGCGCGCAACACCGGCGAGCCACTGGTCCCGCTCGGACTGTTCCGGGTCCGCAACTTCGCGCTGTCCAACATCGCCATCGCCGCCATGGGCGCGGCCGTGACCGGATTGATGGTGCCGGTCTACTTCTACCTCCAGGCGGTGCGCGACATGTCGCCGACCAAGTCGGCGCTGGTACTGGCGCCGATGGCGGTCGTCACCGGTTTCGCGGCGCCGGTCCTCGGCCGCTTCGCCGACCGGCTCGCGCCGCGCATCCTGCCCACCATCGGGTTCGCGTTGTTCGCCGCGGTGATCTTCTGGTGGGCGGCGATCATGACGCCGGACTCGGAGCTGGTCCTGTTCCTGGTGTCGGCGGGCTTCGCCGGTTTCGCCAACGCCTGCATCTGGGGCCCGCTGGCGGCCACCGCGACGCACAACCTGCCGGTGCAGCAGGCGGGCGCGGGCTCGGGCATCTACAACACCACCCGCCAGGTCGGTTCGGTGCTCGGCAGCGCGGCGATCAGCGCGTTGATCGCGTCCCGGATGTCGGCGCACGGGCTCGGCGGCGGCCGGGTCGCCGAAGGCGGCGTCGGTCAGGGCCCGATCCCGCCGCATGTGCTCGACGAATTCAGCGCGGCGCTGTCGGAATCGATGATCCTGCCCGCCGCCGTCCTGCTCATCGGCGTGCTTGCCTCGGCGCTGTTCATCGGCCACGGCCCGCGCACCACGGCCGATCAGCCCACCGCCGCGGACGCCGTCTCCGCCTGACCGGCGCGGCGGTGGTCAGCTCACCCGCACGGTGACGCTCGGATAACCGGTCGCGCCGTCCGGCAGGACGTCGGCGACCTCGGCGGTCTGGACCGCGCCGGTGCCGTCGGTGGCGCGGGCGCGCAGGGTGTGCGGTCCGGGCGTGGCGTCCCAGTCGTAGACCCACTGCCGCCAGGTGTCCACCGATTGCTCGGCGGACAGGCGGGCCTGCTGCCAGGGCCCGCCGTCGACCTGCACCTCGACCGCCGCGATGCCGCGATGCTGTGCCCACGCGACTCCGGCGACCGGCACCGGGCCGGGGCTCGGGCGCGAGCGCGGGCCGGGTGTGTCGATGCGGGTGCCGGTTTTGATCGGGCCGAGGGCCGACCAGCCGCGGCGGGTCCAGTACGCGGTGGCGCGATCGAACCGGGTGACCTCCAGTTCGGTCACCCACTTGGTCGCCGAGACGTATCCGTAGAGGCCGGGCACCACCAACCGGGCCGGGTAGCCGTGCCGCACCGGCAGCGGTTCGCCGTTCATGCCGATCGCCAGCAGCGCGTCGCGTCCGTCGGTCAGCACCGCCAGGGGCGTGCCCGCCGTCCAGCCGTCCTTGCTGCGCGAGAGCACCATGTCGGCCTCGGGCAGCGGGCCCGCCTCGGCCAGCAGTTCGTCGAGGCGATATCCCCGCCACAGCGCGTTGCCGACCAGGTCGCCGCCGACCGGATTGGACACGCAGGTCAGCGTGACCAGCCGTTCCACCGCGGTGCGCCGGGCCAGGTCGTCCCAGCCGATCCGGATCTCGCGTTCGACCAGCCCGTGGATCCGCAACGACCAATCCCGCACCGACACCTGCGGCAACACCAGGGCGGTGTCGATGCGGTAGAAGTCGTCGGCGCTCGTCAGGTACGGGGTCAGCCCGGGCACCCGCAGATCGGCCGCCGGGTCGATCGCCACCGGCGGCTCACCCGGCGCGGGCAGCTGCACCGCCGCCCGTTCCTGCGTCACATCCCCCGCCGCACCGCGAGCACCCGGCCCGCCGCGCCCGCCGCCACCGCCGCACCACCGGCGATGACCAGGCCGCGCAACAGTTCTCGGCGGTCGGCGGCTGCGAGACCCCGCTCGTGCCGCGTCCCGCGCGATTCTCTCCAGGTGCCCGCCGCCCTCGGCTGGGACTCCGGCGCAGGCGTACGACGCGGGAGTCGGCCGGGGGCCGGATCGGGTCGGTGCGTCTCGTCGCGCGATGGTCCCGAGAGGCCGGTGTCGCTGCGCCCGGGCTGTGCGGCGGGTGTCCGGCGCGGCTGTGATCCTGCCTCGCCGCGGGTGTCGTCCACCGGGCCGGTGGGGTGTCGCACATCGGGCGCCTGCTCGTCCGGCCGGCGCCGAGACGCCGACGCGCCCGGCCCGTGCTGCCCGGTCTCCGCGCCGCGCGCACCGGCTCCGGCCGCGGCTGCCGCGTCGATCCGCCGCGCGAACGAGCGCAACGCCCCGATCCCCGCGCCCACGCCCAGCAGCGTCGGCACCGCGGCGAGCAGACCGTACCGGTCGGCGGCGAGCACCGCCGCGACCGCGCCGAACAGCGCGAACAGCGCCGATCCGAACGCCCGTCGGTCGCGTTCGACGGCGCCCGCGACCCCGGCGAGCAGGACCGCGGCCGCGCCCATGACGAGGAACAGCACGGCCTTGTCGGCGGTGCCGAAGGTCTGGATCGCCCACTCGCGCAGCCCGTCCGGGGTGTGGTCGACCACCGCGGCGCCCAGTACGTAGGGCGGCGCGCTACCCGGCCGCAGCAGGGCCGCGAGGAGTTCGGCCAGGGCGAGCGCCAGCCCCGCGCTCACCAGCCCGGCGGCGATCCGCCACCGCAGTACCATGCCGCGAGCCTACTGCCGCCCCGGCCCCGCCGGCCGACCAAGCTCTACCTCGGCTGCTCAGGCGTAGATCTTCTCCACCTCGGCCGCGTACTGCTTCATGACCACCGCGCGCTTGAGCGACATCTTGGGGGTCAGCTCGCCGCCTTCCTGGGTCCAGTCCACGGTCAGGATGCGGTGCTTCTTGATCTGTTCGGCGTGCGAGACCTTCTTGTTGGTCTCGGCCACCGCGGCGTCGATCTCGGCGACCAGTTCGGGATGCTCGACGACCGTCTCGATCGCGGTGTCCGCGGCCAGGCCGTGCCGTTCCTTCCACCCCGGCAGCGCCTCCGGGTCGAGGGTGATCAGCGCGCCGATGAACGGCTGGCCGTCGCCGACCACCATCACCTGGCTGATCAGCGGATGCGCGCGCAGCGAGTCCTCGAGCAGCGCGGGGGAGACGTTCTTGCCGCCCGCGGTGACGATGATCTCCTTCTTGCGGCCGGTGATCGTGATGAACCCGTCGGCGTCGATCGCGCCCAGGTCACCGGTCTTGAACCAGCCGTCGGCGAAGGCCTCCTCGGTGGCGGC
This sequence is a window from Nocardia farcinica. Protein-coding genes within it:
- a CDS encoding PHP domain-containing protein, giving the protein MRIDLHTHSTASDGTDTPAELVRHAAAAGLDVVAITDHDTTSGWAEAVAALPQGMTLVRGMEMSCIGLGEDGWPVPVHLLAYLFDPADRSFAEERERLRAERVERLRAMAERMAADGLPIDPDAVLASAGPSAGRPHLARALVAAGVVPTVDAAFTDLLAPHGRYYAEKADTPLHRAVRMIAAAGGVSVLAHTRARKRGRLLALDDIRELAGLGLGGLEIDHPDHSAADRALLTDLAAELDLITTGSSDYHGTNKTIRLGEFTTDPEQFERLVARATGVPVVVS
- a CDS encoding FAD-dependent oxidoreductase — protein: MTDIETDVLVLGGGPAGIWAALSAAASGAAVVLVDKARCAGSGPAAEGVHTLWNLPPGPGREEAVRRTLLHGGGLGDPTWMHRVLDETYRRTTELTRWGYRVPGARRSATPALAHLDGARYPRLLRRTLRLLGVRVLDRHPALHLLTDRDGVVAGAAGVRTGDRCRPWTARAGAVVLATGGCAFGSGAAGTAGATGEGLLMAAEAGARLSGMEFSCGYGLAVAAHPAGPVLRSARALQPALRSATLVDEDGAPLAGHRSAALAALADGRRVYALPAGLLVATRERLERLGLIDAAGRVPVRAVLEGTVRGTGGLRLTGTDCATTVAGLYAAGDVADREQISGAVSGSGGHHAAWAIASGAWAGAAAAGYARGRGIPAAAFPVPGAGLAARANLDPRAVVGLVQEHTLPLRRSYLRSADSLRDSIAELDALWPGARFELGGYGHGRVRAREAAALLAVARWADHAALARTESRGMHRRTDHPGAAPDWRVRLLVGGLDEIRVERERPPAARETGRGRGSTTPRSARVRGSSGPGLTPGGAVPL
- a CDS encoding glycine betaine ABC transporter substrate-binding protein, with the protein product MPSTAPRRVLARMLVAALAVFAVSCGSAEDEPVFVVGAGDSAESRVLAEIYAGALARTGLPVRVRTGLGDRAGTLAALDAGAVGLVGEHTGALLAAFDGTAEATTPAEVGTALNRSLPEGVVVADPAESADLRPRLLVEPVAARRDGLDSVRALIPRCPATTAGVATVPGLLPPGAAIRVAGCEFAAVTSFPSPEALVQALRAGVVGVGVLTGPPELVPAAEGLTVLADEDFAVRAENVVPLLRKGVLDDQRTRKLNYVAGELTTAELVELVRAVGTGSAPAESARQWLDAHGL
- a CDS encoding NAD(P)-dependent malic enzyme translates to MSPVTDAPNATASLSEITHDEIFAGHLGGKLSVELSAPLETQRDLSIAYTPGVAQVSRAIAQDEALAKRYTWTDRLVVVVSDGTAVLGLGDIGPRASLPVMEGKAALFKKFAGLDSIPIVLDTKDVDEIVETLIRLRPSFGAVNLEDISAPRCFEIEKRVIEALDCPVMHDDQHGTAIVVLAALNGAAKVQGRSIEGLKVVVSGAGAAGVACTNILLAAGVADVTVLDSKGILSRERGDLNAVKAELAARTNPRGLVGGAAEALAGADVFLGLSAGLIAEELIASMAPESIVFAMSNPDPEIHPEVARKYAAIVATGRSDFPNQINNVLAFPGVFKGALDAGARRITEGMKIAAAEAILGVVADELGPDKIVPSPLDPRVAPAVAEAVAAAARAEGVA
- a CDS encoding DHA2 family efflux MFS transporter permease subunit, which translates into the protein MSTQRNPWLALFALVVGFFMILLDMTIVAVANPAIMTDLGADISQVIWVTSAYLLTYAVPLLITGRLGDRFGPKNIYLAGLAVFTAASLWCGMSNSIEMLIAARAVQGLGAALMTPQTMAVITRTFPPDKRGAAMGLWGGVAGLATLVGPILGGVLVDGLSWEWIFIVNVPVGVLAFALAVWLVPALPTHEHKFDIPGVVLSGLGMFLLVFGIQEGNTYDWSVRIWLLIAAGIVVLGLFVVNQARNTGEPLVPLGLFRVRNFALSNIAIAAMGAAVTGLMVPVYFYLQAVRDMSPTKSALVLAPMAVVTGFAAPVLGRFADRLAPRILPTIGFALFAAVIFWWAAIMTPDSELVLFLVSAGFAGFANACIWGPLAATATHNLPVQQAGAGSGIYNTTRQVGSVLGSAAISALIASRMSAHGLGGGRVAEGGVGQGPIPPHVLDEFSAALSESMILPAAVLLIGVLASALFIGHGPRTTADQPTAADAVSA
- the corA gene encoding magnesium/cobalt transporter CorA; amino-acid sequence: MPSLPSFRGPGRPPAPLPRIPVPTARAIVDCGVYVDGARIPGRFSHAEALAEVRARGTGFVWIGLHDPDEAQMGDIAATFGLHPLAVEDAVHAHQRPKLERYDDTLFLVLRTVSYVPHEMNSISEIVETGDIMVFAAADFVITVRHGEHTGLAGVRRDLESRPQQLALGPGAVLHAVADHVVDAYIDVAALVENDIDEMEEAVFTPRDQVTIETIYQLKREVVELRRAVNPLQAPLQQLAEKTDLPLPKEVRRYLRDVLDHHILVAERIADFDESLSELVSAALAKISVQQNTDMRKISAWVAIAAVPTMIAGIYGMNFEHMPELKQTWGYPAVWIVILSVCGALYVTFHRNNWL